From Aspergillus luchuensis IFO 4308 DNA, chromosome 2, nearly complete sequence:
CTCGTCAAACAGGTCAGATGGCATAACACAGTCTGGCTTAGGTATATCTTAGACTCCTTGGCTTCTCGCAGGAAAATCCGGTTCATGCACCTCATGCTTACATGGCGTTGTGCAGATGGGTGGCATGCACACTTGCGGGAACCTGAAGACACGTCGGAGACTCGGTGATACTGTTGAGACTTTATGGCGGTGTATGCTGTGGTAGCTAGTCGTTGTGAAGCCATGCAAAAGTACCGAGCTTTCAGCTAGACCGCATAATGGAAAAAGTGAACGCTGTTTGGCCTGCCACACCTCTGTCCAGGCTCGAAACAAAGAAATACGGACAGCAGGCAGTATAGTACTTTGTATTGGGGAAATCTCATGTGTTCCGAGTAATATGATGGCTTCCCAATGATGGATCAACCGCGGTCGGTGATAGTTGTGGTTGAGCGAGTTAACGGACTActctatatattttcataTGCATCCTCGGGATGTACTTGAACATCCGTCTTGACCAGGCCTTGTccaccttcctcatccccatgaaCTCCTGACTGGACTAGCATGCAAATACACACATCCTCGGCAGATTTCATCCTGAGGTGCGCAGCCGGGAAGTACCCAGGCATGAATGCCGGCAGCGTTGGGTCCTGCGAAGTCGCAACTATTATGGGTCCCTTACATGCCCTCGTGTGGAAGCTCATTACCAGTGACCAGGGACGTGAAGCGCACGAACCCCTCCGCTTTCTTCCCAGTCTCCAGACCCTCCTCGCATCTTTCCCGTAGCCTCCTCACCCTTCCCACTCCTCGGTTGAAGCCCTTCTCACGGGTCCACGGTCCGTTATGACGGTGCGGTCCTTTGCCTCTCCCATGGTGTCGACCCCGACCTCCAAAGCGCTGAGTCTCCACCCATGCTTCCTCCAGAGTAGCCTTGTAAATATCGTACAGCTCCTCACGAAGCGAAGGGAACCGATCGAGTAAATCTTTGAGTTCGGCCGAGCTCCCTAGGGATTTGATATCGAGGCCGTTCTGGGCCTTGGGTGCTACCTCGCTGGTTGCATGCTCGTTCGATTCGCTGGCAGGCTGTTGAGGGTCGACGGTTGGACCGGTCGGttttggtgatggtgctTTAGGTGCGCAGTAGATTTTATGGGACTGAGTGCATGCCAGGGAGCAACTAGAACGACGACAATTAGCTACGGGTATggttctttccttcccagaGAAATAGATTGAAGCAACAAACATACCTCATGAGCCCACATGTTGGGCATCGGTACTTCGAAGGCTCCGAGACGCAAACCTCACAAGTGCCGGGCATTTTATCGCCAGCGTCCCATCCAAACCTTGTGCCAACTGCGCGACAATCAAGCTCTGTAGGACATTGTCTTGCTTCGGCCGGTCGCAAGAGTCGTATGAAGCGAGCGTGATGGCGTGTGGACTAAGGATGGGGGTACCTTAAGTCCTACAGAATTGAAGGTTTCTGCAATGGAAAAGTGATAATAAAAGAATGACAGCCGATAAGGAACCGTTCAGGGACGATCGTCTAGCGGaccgaaaaagaaacaaactCAGCCCAATAATGGGGGCTCACGTGAAGTGGCGCGGTCCATGACGACAATCGATCCCTATCCTCTCTTTAGATACGTACATATCTACGTACTAGTACCTGGAATATCTACAGGTGTCTCGCTAGATTTCCTCGCCAATTATTCGTCGCACGGTCTTGACAATGCCACGAAAGTGCGAATGATAATAGTCATCTTCCTACAGCGAGCGGTTCTCCGTCTGCAGTCTGCCCGCCCTAAATCTTATCAATCGTGGCAGACGGCTTGTGGGACGAGATTAATCGGCTATGGGAGGCATTCCTTTTCGATCAACCGGATGCAATACGTGCCGGCGACGAAAGGTCAAGGTAAGACCTATCTAGCAAGGCCCGAACAGGCTTGAATGCCCTCGGAGACGGAACAGGAATGGTCATCTAAACTATGACTCTTTTGTGTAGTGTGACGAGGCAAAGCCGGAATGCAATCGATGCATCAAGAACGGCCATGTTTGTACCGGCTATGAACGGAAAAGGGTCTTTATCCATAAATCGTCCGAGGTCATAGATGATGGAGAACTGAAGCTCGTCCGTCGCCCGAAGTCGACCTCCGGGAAGATTCCCGACCGTCAATTAACACGAGTGGAGCCAGGCCTTCCCCGTTTGAATATCAATGCGGAGGTCCGATCACAGCTGCTCGCCTCCTTTGTGGGAggctttcttccttcgtcaCGGCATTTGCAAGATGGAAAAGATTCAAACATCCTCAAAACACTTCCTGAACTATGTGGGAGTAGTCCTCTGCTGGACAGAGCGCTTCTATCGctctcttctgcttttcttgcgAAACAACACAAGGACGATCGTTTACTCGGGTATAGTACGAAGCTCTATAACAATTCGATGGAGATCATGCAGGGCAAGATCAAATCCGGCAGAGGCCTGGGCCAAGATGTCCTATATACAACAGTCATTTTCCAATTATATGAAGTCGGTGTTCCTATCCTCATCACCTTATGCCTTTTTCTTCGCGGCTGGCCTAACATTTCGCAAAGTTAATCCACTCGTCACCCCCGGGGTTTATGGCCTGGATAGCACATGTGCAAGGCAGTAACGCGATCATTAACCAGTGCGGCGTCcgcaaaaaagaaactattGCTGAGAAGTTGTTCCACCGTCAACTTAAGTTTGTTACTGTCAGTCTCCTTGGCTTCGGATTGATTAACCAGCTGATCCTCGTAACAATTGAGTGTTGCTGACATCGAATCGCTCAGCTATGTGATGCGGTGGGGAGACGCAAGGCCGCCACCCTCTATGAAGTTCTGACTACGCAACAACGCTTATCCCAGGGCTCAACGGAAGTTGAGCCAATCGATGAACTGACGGACCTTCTGGCCGAGTGCTCTGCTCTCATAGAACACGTAGACATTTTCATCGAGCATCTCCCTGCCAGCCCTAATGGCGTCAAGAACGACGGCGAGAAGTTACTGGGTTCTTGCCTATCGCTAGAAGGAAGACTACACCAGACATGTCTCAGGATGCAGGAGAAACTTGGGACGCCGTCGACAGGCCTTCATGATGTTCCCTTGCGGGAAGACATGAGAGCACACCTTGCCACCTCTTTATTCCCCGATCCCTTCCAATTCGCCTCCCTGGCCTGCGCTGAATCGCACCTCATCTATTGGGCCAC
This genomic window contains:
- a CDS encoding zinc finger HIT domain-containing protein (COG:S;~EggNog:ENOG410PZIG;~InterPro:IPR040197,IPR007529;~PFAM:PF04438), whose protein sequence is MPGTCEVCVSEPSKYRCPTCGLMSCSLACTQSHKIYCAPKAPSPKPTGPTVDPQQPASESNEHATSEVAPKAQNGLDIKSLGSSAELKDLLDRFPSLREELYDIYKATLEEAWVETQRFGGRGRHHGRGKGPHRHNGPWTREKGFNRGVGRVRRLRERCEEGLETGKKAEGFVRFTSLVTGNELPHEGM
- a CDS encoding Zn(II)2Cys6 transcription factor domain-containing protein (COG:S;~EggNog:ENOG410PYQ3;~InterPro:IPR036864,IPR021858,IPR001138;~PFAM:PF00172,PF11951;~go_function: GO:0000981 - DNA-binding transcription factor activity, RNA polymerase II-specific [Evidence IEA];~go_function: GO:0008270 - zinc ion binding [Evidence IEA];~go_process: GO:0006355 - regulation of transcription, DNA-templated [Evidence IEA]), producing MGGIPFRSTGCNTCRRRKVKCDEAKPECNRCIKNGHVCTGYERKRVFIHKSSEVIDDGELKLVRRPKSTSGKIPDRQLTRVEPGLPRLNINAEVRSQLLASFVGGFLPSSRHLQDGKDSNILKTLPELCGSSPLLDRALLSLSSAFLAKQHKDDRLLGYSTKLYNNSMEIMQGKIKSGRGLGQDVLYTTVIFQLYELIHSSPPGFMAWIAHVQGSNAIINQCGVRKKETIAEKLFHRQLKFVTLCDAVGRRKAATLYEVLTTQQRLSQGSTEVEPIDELTDLLAECSALIEHVDIFIEHLPASPNGVKNDGEKLLGSCLSLEGRLHQTCLRMQEKLGTPSTGLHDVPLREDMRAHLATSLFPDPFQFASLACAESHLIYWATLIILYPLVDELLDVLGYRGNDVTPSQSCATHPPTGEQRSLDLDVATDFTALAEHYADEICRSVMYCTQSDMNTLGAQHLLAPLSQSAQFFQVHEVAQKYRWCQGVFVLLDSLGLGIAPLLKDMVWPQYRSARLRRSLSPTGKVS